From Candidatus Atribacteria bacterium ADurb.Bin276, a single genomic window includes:
- a CDS encoding RlpA-like protein precursor produces MPIHMSYLEKCIKGMSVTLILSLVVFIFSNLTYANKSIPDRLVNRNSGTIFISGRRVMRIRHSGDYSSIDERTEKIYKRLSDLFTHPPSGAINFYVAPESKQVIAYCNQKLLFSVYPSDASLNNSEMLDLALLWLNQIQMEFYRLYDGYEGRVVNKIIGLASWYGPRFSGRTTACEEVFNPYAFTAAHRTLPIGSILLVSNPDNGKKVVVRVNDRGPRSKNREIDLSLAAAKAIGIHQSGVDDVTIEVIE; encoded by the coding sequence ATGCCTATCCATATGTCTTATTTGGAAAAATGTATAAAAGGGATGTCGGTAACCCTTATTTTGTCCCTGGTGGTTTTTATTTTTTCCAATTTAACTTATGCAAACAAATCCATACCGGATCGATTGGTAAATCGAAATTCAGGAACAATTTTTATTAGTGGAAGGAGAGTTATGCGGATTCGACATTCCGGTGATTATTCTTCGATTGATGAAAGAACCGAAAAAATTTATAAGCGATTGTCGGATTTGTTTACACATCCTCCGTCGGGTGCCATTAATTTTTATGTAGCACCCGAATCAAAACAGGTGATAGCTTATTGTAATCAAAAGCTTCTTTTTTCGGTTTACCCAAGCGATGCCTCTCTAAATAACTCCGAAATGTTAGACCTTGCTCTGCTCTGGTTAAATCAGATCCAAATGGAATTTTATCGTTTATATGATGGATACGAAGGACGAGTAGTCAATAAAATTATTGGCTTAGCTTCTTGGTATGGGCCAAGATTCTCCGGAAGAACAACGGCATGCGAAGAGGTATTTAATCCTTATGCTTTTACGGCAGCTCATCGAACCCTCCCGATTGGCTCGATTCTTTTGGTTTCGAATCCTGATAATGGCAAAAAGGTTGTTGTAAGAGTAAACGATCGAGGACCGAGAAGTAAAAATCGAGAAATCGACCTATCATTGGCTGCAGCGAAAGCCATTGGGATCCACCAATCTGGTGTCGATGATGTGACTATTGAGGTGATTGAGTAG
- the ispF gene encoding 2-C-methyl-D-erythritol 2,4-cyclodiphosphate synthase — MDKILTGFRVGLGYDIHPFVEGKKLVLGGVTVPYHLGLSGHSDGDVVCHALMDSLLGAASLPDIGYWFPNQDERFLNAYSLLLLEEITQKIRGEGLDIINFDCTLIAEFPRVMPYVMEMKQNLSRVTGVDIQSIGLKATTNERLGSLGKGEGIACLSICLIWKNV, encoded by the coding sequence ATGGATAAAATCCTGACCGGCTTTAGGGTGGGTTTAGGATATGATATTCATCCTTTTGTTGAAGGGAAGAAATTAGTTTTAGGTGGTGTTACCGTACCCTATCATCTTGGTTTATCCGGCCATTCCGATGGGGATGTGGTTTGCCATGCGTTAATGGATTCTTTGCTGGGAGCAGCGTCATTACCAGATATCGGTTATTGGTTTCCCAATCAAGATGAGCGTTTCCTTAATGCTTATAGTCTTTTATTGTTGGAAGAAATAACTCAAAAAATCCGGGGCGAGGGGTTGGATATCATTAATTTTGATTGTACCCTGATTGCTGAATTTCCCCGGGTCATGCCTTATGTTATGGAAATGAAACAAAACTTATCCCGAGTGACTGGGGTAGATATTCAGTCGATCGGCCTTAAGGCGACGACCAACGAAAGACTTGGAAGTTTAGGAAAGGGGGAAGGCATTGCATGCCTATCCATATGTCTTATTTGGAAAAATGTATAA
- the ispD gene encoding 2-C-methyl-D-erythritol 4-phosphate cytidylyltransferase, translated as MFIALIVAAGTGERMNSIIPKQFLPVLGKPVLAYTIDAFEKSPLIDEIIVVINENHEKQFQEQILNHIQTKKVLHYVFGGGTRQDSVYAGLELIFNRPDDYVLIHDGVRPLVSEEILMRSVEGVMKYGAVCCAIPSVDTLKISKNNNYIDSTLDRSVVWRAQTPQSFKISIIWEAIQKAKVDGFYATDDSAMVERIGIPVYLVLGSEENYKITTPQDFMRAEENLRWIKS; from the coding sequence TTGTTCATAGCGCTGATCGTTGCTGCCGGAACTGGAGAAAGAATGAACTCAATTATTCCCAAGCAATTTTTACCGGTTTTAGGGAAACCGGTGTTGGCATATACCATTGATGCATTTGAGAAATCACCCTTAATAGATGAAATAATTGTAGTCATTAACGAAAATCATGAGAAGCAGTTCCAGGAACAGATTCTCAATCATATTCAAACCAAAAAGGTTTTACATTATGTTTTTGGTGGGGGTACCAGGCAAGATTCGGTTTATGCTGGATTAGAGTTAATTTTTAACCGCCCTGATGATTATGTTTTAATCCATGATGGGGTTCGACCTTTGGTGAGTGAAGAGATACTCATGCGCTCAGTAGAAGGGGTTATGAAATATGGTGCAGTTTGCTGCGCTATTCCTTCGGTTGATACCTTAAAAATAAGTAAAAATAACAATTATATTGATTCAACTTTAGATCGTTCGGTGGTTTGGAGAGCCCAGACCCCTCAATCTTTTAAGATTTCTATCATTTGGGAAGCCATCCAAAAAGCCAAGGTTGACGGTTTTTATGCGACAGATGATTCAGCCATGGTTGAGCGGATAGGGATTCCGGTTTACTTGGTATTGGGTTCTGAAGAGAATTATAAAATAACTACCCCCCAGGATTTTATGCGAGCTGAGGAGAATTTAAGATGGATAAAATCCTGA
- a CDS encoding putative PIN and TRAM-domain containing protein precursor: protein MTSGGKWGYIVSIIIVFILSTLISRSLQTSLNSYSWLVIILITGTFSIITYFIQKYAGFFFLEKWNKLSLAINRLSAIDILVALGGLIVGLVIGALLTYPLSFLYIKITTLPLLVTLGCGIIGLALAIIRKEDIIMIFTGIPKMKLLRGQNNIAKILDTSSIVDGRIADICKTGFVEGDMIIPRFVLKELQQVADSQDPLKRSRGRRGLDILNKMRKEKKVNIRIVERDFIEIRDVDAKLIKMAKVMGAKVITNDYNLNKIAELEGVEVLNINELANSLKPYVLPGEELRVQIIREGKESDQGVGYLDDGTMVVVEGGKKYINVVIDTIVTSVLQTPAGRMIFAKPRGKM from the coding sequence ATGACGAGTGGTGGTAAGTGGGGGTATATCGTTTCGATTATTATTGTCTTTATCCTGAGTACTTTAATATCCCGATCCCTACAAACTTCACTAAATAGTTATTCTTGGCTTGTAATTATTCTCATAACCGGTACTTTTAGTATTATTACCTATTTTATCCAGAAATATGCCGGATTTTTTTTCCTTGAGAAGTGGAATAAGTTGTCTCTGGCAATAAATCGCTTGTCTGCTATTGATATTTTAGTTGCTTTAGGGGGATTGATAGTTGGTTTAGTGATCGGAGCTCTTTTAACTTACCCCCTTTCCTTTCTTTATATTAAAATTACTACTCTGCCTTTATTGGTGACTTTAGGCTGTGGGATTATTGGTTTGGCTTTAGCAATAATTCGCAAAGAAGATATTATTATGATTTTCACCGGAATTCCCAAAATGAAACTTTTACGGGGGCAAAACAATATAGCTAAGATATTGGATACCAGTTCGATTGTCGATGGACGAATTGCAGATATTTGTAAAACTGGTTTTGTTGAAGGTGACATGATCATCCCTCGATTTGTTTTAAAAGAATTGCAGCAGGTTGCCGATTCTCAAGATCCCTTGAAAAGAAGTCGAGGTCGGCGAGGTTTGGATATTTTAAATAAAATGAGAAAAGAAAAAAAGGTTAATATTCGTATTGTAGAGAGAGATTTTATCGAGATACGGGATGTTGATGCCAAGTTAATCAAGATGGCCAAAGTAATGGGAGCCAAAGTCATAACCAATGATTATAATTTGAATAAAATTGCTGAGTTAGAAGGAGTTGAAGTTCTTAATATCAATGAGCTCGCCAACTCATTAAAGCCCTATGTATTGCCTGGAGAGGAACTGAGAGTACAAATCATTCGAGAGGGGAAAGAATCCGATCAAGGAGTGGGGTATCTTGACGATGGAACCATGGTAGTGGTTGAAGGCGGGAAAAAATACATCAATGTTGTAATTGATACTATTGTTACCAGCGTTTTACAAACTCCAGCAGGGAGGATGATTTTTGCCAAACCGAGAGGAAAAATGTAA